Proteins from one Epinephelus moara isolate mb chromosome 1, YSFRI_EMoa_1.0, whole genome shotgun sequence genomic window:
- the cebpg gene encoding CCAAT/enhancer-binding protein gamma: MSRPSQAKLTTSDHNGVSVIQSQAHATASSSAVARAQQVPQLVPAGPSAGGGKALPPSKMKKPPADKDSDEYRQRRERNNLAVKKSRMRSKQKAMDTQQRVNELKEENERLEAKIKLLSKELSVLKDLFLEHAHNLADNVQPPAGAEGSSPAPNNTSTNGQ; the protein is encoded by the coding sequence ATGAGCCGGCCGTCGCAGGCAAAACTAACCACATCTGACCACAACGGCGTGAGCGTCATCCAGAGTCAGGCCCACGCCACCGCTTCCTCCTCGGCAGTAGCCCGAGCGCAGCAGGTCCCCCAGCTCGTCCCAGCAGGCCCTTCAGCCGGAGGCGGTAAGGCCCTCCCCCCCAGCAAGATGAAGAAACCCCCCGCAGACAAGGACAGCGACGAGTACCGCCAGCGCCGCGAGCGCAACAACCTGGCGGTGAAGAAGAGCCGCATGCGCAGCAAGCAGAAGGCGATGGACACGCAGCAGCGCGTCAACGAGCTGAAGGAGGAGAACGAGCGGCTGGAGGCCAAAATCAAACTGCTGAGCAAAGAGCTGAGCGTGCTCAAAGACCTCTTCCTGGAGCACGCTCACAACCTGGCCGACAACGTCCAGCCGCCCGCTGGTGCCGAGGGCTCCAGCCCCGCCCCCAACAACACCTCCACCAACGGGCAGTGA
- the cebpa gene encoding CCAAT/enhancer-binding protein alpha produces MPGFRFSMELSNLYEVAPRPLMSSLTHGQQPSSGYRDPSDLGGEIGDSETSIDLSAYIDPSAFNDDFLADLFHHSSRQDKLKIMNGEYESVPCGPGPQQHYMSTYMESKLEPLYEHNPPRIRPVAIKQEPRDDEDMTPGMPPTYHHPHPHSQQYSQHSQQQQQQPQMPHLQYQIAHCAQTTMHLQPGHPTPPPTPVPSPHQHHHHQHHHQQQHPQQGGLKLLEHQRGGGKSKKNVDKSSPEYRLRRERNNVAVRKSRDKAKLRNMETQQKVVELTTDNDRLRRRVEHLTRELDTLRGIFRQLPDGSFKPMGS; encoded by the coding sequence ATGCCCGGGTTTAGATTCTCCATGGAGCTGTCTAACCTGTACGAGGTCGCGCCCCGGCCCCTGATGAGCAGCCTGACCCACGGCCAGCAGCCCTCCTCCGGCTACAGAGACCCGTCAGACCTCGGCGGTGAGATCGGAGACAGCGAGACCTCCATCGACCTGAGCGCATACATCGACCCGTCGGCTTTCAACGACGACTTCCTGGCCGACCTGTTCCACCACAGCTCCCGGCAGGACAAGCTCAAGATCATGAACGGAGAGTACGAGTCGGTGCCGTGCGGCCCGGGGCCCCAGCAGCACTACATGTCCACCTACATGGAGTCCAAGCTGGAGCCGCTCTACGAGCACAACCCGCCGCGCATCCGGCCCGTGGCCATCAAGCAGGAGCCCCGGGACGACGAGGACATGACCCCGGGCATGCCTCCCACCTACCACCACCCGCACCCGCATTCCCAGCAGTACTCCCAGCattcccagcagcagcagcagcagccgcagaTGCCGCACCTCCAGTACCAGATTGCGCACTGCGCGCAGACCACCATGCACCTCCAGCCGGGCCACCCGACCCCTCCGCCGACCCCGGTGCCCAGCCCgcaccagcaccaccaccaccagcaccaccaccagcagcagcacccgCAGCAGGGCGGCCtgaagctgctggagcatcAGCGGGGAGGCGGGAAGTCCAAGAAGAACGTGGACAAGAGCAGCCCGGAGTACCGGCTGAGGCGCGAGCGCAACAACGTGGCCGTCCGCAAGAGCAGGGACAAGGCCAAGCTGCGCAACATGGAGACGCAGCAGAAGGTGGTGGAGCTGACCACCGACAACGACAGACTGAGGCGGAGGGTGGAGCACCTGACCCGGGAGCTGGACACGTTACGGGGCATCTTCAGACAGCTGCCGGACGGATCCTTCAAACCCATGGGCAGCTGA